One part of the Anaeromyxobacter sp. Fw109-5 genome encodes these proteins:
- a CDS encoding MarR family winged helix-turn-helix transcriptional regulator has product MTPPRPRACEEIASECLASRARLLDRRLAAIYERALRPLGLRRTQLTLLVAIARAGERASPTVVGQALLLEKSSVSRELGRLEALGWVRVAPSPDGRSQRLSLTAPGERILEEALPRWRKAQREARALLGDRGAEALAAVATRIHPRFAG; this is encoded by the coding sequence ATGACCCCACCGCGCCCGCGCGCCTGCGAGGAGATCGCGTCCGAGTGCCTGGCGAGCCGCGCCCGGCTGCTCGACCGCCGCCTCGCCGCGATCTACGAGCGCGCCCTGCGCCCGCTCGGGCTCCGGCGCACCCAGCTCACGCTGCTCGTGGCGATCGCGCGCGCCGGTGAGCGGGCCTCGCCGACCGTCGTCGGCCAGGCGCTCCTGCTCGAGAAGTCCTCGGTCAGCCGGGAGCTGGGCCGGCTCGAGGCGCTGGGCTGGGTGCGCGTCGCGCCCTCCCCCGACGGACGCTCGCAGCGCCTGTCGCTCACTGCGCCCGGCGAGCGGATCCTGGAGGAGGCGCTGCCGCGCTGGCGCAAGGCGCAGCGGGAGGCGCGCGCGCTGCTGGGAGATCGGGGCGCGGAGGCGCTCGCCGCGGTGGCCACCCGCATTCACCCCCGCTTCGCGGGCTGA
- a CDS encoding NmrA/HSCARG family protein, with the protein MADDRRTILVTGATGKQGGATLRHLAPKGAFRLRAMTRKPGGDAAKALAALGAEVVQGDLDDPASLERALAGCWGVFAVQNTWEAGVEREEEQGKRLAQLARDAGVQHFVYSSVGSAHLRTGIPHFDNKARVEQRVRGLGFSSHVILRPVFFMENLVSPWFLQGDALVTALRPATKLQMIASDDIGRFAAQAFTEAEKWNGTETDLAGDAATMPEAAEAVSEIVGRGITVQQIPVEAVRANSADFAAMLEWFDRVGYSADIPSLEPRWGIRPMTLREWARHQRRR; encoded by the coding sequence ATGGCAGACGACCGCAGGACCATCCTCGTGACGGGTGCGACCGGGAAGCAGGGGGGCGCCACCCTCCGTCACCTCGCGCCGAAGGGCGCCTTCCGGCTCCGCGCGATGACGCGCAAGCCGGGCGGCGACGCGGCGAAGGCGCTCGCCGCCCTCGGCGCCGAGGTGGTCCAGGGCGACCTCGACGATCCGGCGTCGCTCGAGCGCGCGCTCGCCGGTTGCTGGGGCGTGTTCGCCGTGCAGAACACGTGGGAGGCCGGGGTGGAGCGCGAGGAGGAGCAGGGCAAGCGGCTCGCGCAGCTCGCGCGCGACGCGGGCGTGCAGCACTTCGTCTACAGCTCGGTCGGCTCGGCGCACCTCCGCACCGGGATCCCGCACTTCGACAACAAGGCGAGGGTGGAGCAGCGCGTGCGCGGGCTCGGGTTCTCCTCGCACGTCATCCTGCGTCCCGTCTTCTTCATGGAGAACCTCGTCTCCCCCTGGTTCCTGCAGGGCGACGCGCTCGTCACCGCCCTGCGCCCCGCGACGAAGCTGCAGATGATCGCCTCGGACGACATCGGCCGCTTCGCCGCGCAGGCGTTCACCGAGGCGGAGAAGTGGAACGGGACGGAGACCGATCTCGCGGGCGACGCGGCGACGATGCCGGAGGCGGCGGAGGCGGTGAGCGAGATCGTCGGCCGGGGGATCACGGTACAGCAGATCCCTGTCGAAGCCGTGCGGGCGAACAGCGCCGACTTCGCGGCGATGCTGGAGTGGTTCGATCGCGTGGGCTACTCGGCAGACATCCCCTCGCTCGAGCCGCGCTGGGGGATCCGGCCCATGACGCTGCGGGAGTGGGCCCGCCACCAGCGGCGGCGCTGA
- a CDS encoding universal stress protein yields the protein MAAMEWRRICCPVDFSEPAEAGLRVAADLCRRLGSELVLLYADGATKVAEELHSGGGLDSWKESAERLGAPSVTVARATGTPEVAIVEFAAASAIDLIVMGTHGRVDRQHMLTGSVAEGVVRNAACPVLTVRPGWTA from the coding sequence ATGGCTGCGATGGAGTGGAGGAGGATCTGCTGTCCGGTGGACTTCTCGGAGCCCGCGGAGGCCGGCCTGCGCGTCGCCGCCGATCTGTGCCGCAGGCTCGGCTCCGAGCTCGTGCTCCTCTACGCGGACGGCGCCACGAAGGTCGCCGAGGAGCTCCACTCGGGCGGAGGGCTCGACTCGTGGAAGGAGAGCGCCGAGCGGCTCGGTGCCCCGAGCGTCACCGTCGCTCGCGCGACCGGGACCCCGGAGGTCGCCATCGTGGAGTTCGCGGCCGCGAGCGCGATCGACCTCATCGTGATGGGGACGCACGGCCGCGTCGATCGCCAGCACATGCTGACCGGCTCCGTCGCGGAGGGGGTCGTCCGCAACGCGGCGTGCCCCGTCCTCACCGTGCGGCCGGGCTGGACCGCCTGA
- a CDS encoding superoxide dismutase family protein yields MTTRFLSLALLLAAPLLALGGGASGRAILKDAGGKEVGTATFTSGEGGVKVDVVVAGLTPGKHGIHVHAVGKCEPPDFKSAGGHFNPFGKKHGLRNPEGLHAGDLPNLEVGKGGEARATFIAKGATLGEGEGSLFGAEGTALVVHADPDDERTDPAGASGARIACGVIERK; encoded by the coding sequence ATGACCACCCGATTCCTCTCCCTGGCCCTGCTGCTCGCCGCGCCGCTCCTCGCCCTCGGCGGCGGCGCGTCGGGACGGGCGATCCTGAAGGACGCCGGCGGCAAGGAGGTCGGCACCGCCACGTTCACGAGCGGCGAAGGCGGGGTGAAGGTCGACGTCGTGGTGGCGGGGCTCACGCCTGGCAAGCACGGGATCCACGTCCACGCGGTGGGGAAGTGCGAGCCGCCGGACTTCAAGTCCGCCGGCGGTCACTTCAACCCGTTCGGCAAGAAGCACGGACTCCGCAACCCGGAGGGTCTCCACGCCGGCGACCTGCCCAACCTCGAGGTCGGGAAGGGCGGCGAGGCCAGGGCGACCTTCATCGCGAAGGGCGCCACCCTGGGCGAGGGCGAGGGATCGCTGTTCGGCGCGGAGGGTACCGCCCTCGTCGTCCACGCCGACCCGGACGACGAGAGGACGGATCCCGCCGGCGCCTCCGGCGCACGGATCGCCTGCGGCGTCATCGAGCGGAAGTAG
- a CDS encoding glycoside hydrolase family 3 N-terminal domain-containing protein — translation MSAPTACSLARRTGERAAVGRGTVRGALRHPSRHCPPSLRLTLAVAAALLASRAVAATTREISCAPAARGELAAGAPAARERALELLRAMTLPEKVAQMVMTSAPAPGRRVELGGVILHGKALGSAERTRRLVAELQRRARVPLLVAVDVEGGGVNRLRFVRTLAALPPPRRLGGEGEWAAEAWGTRAGLDMLALGINCSLGPVLDVSPDGLMSRTGRSLGGEPDHVARLGRAYARGLRSAGVLPIGKHFPGYGTARRNSDLALVIARRTRQDIAREAAAFVAAGDALEGVMLANVGYTSYGSVPAIFSPQLVASAHLSGWLAVTDDLAVPALREAVGGDAAEVVRRAFLAGNDLLLTTAPPGWRGMPDVRKVVVELVRRRPALEQRVDESVLRILRAKERAGLLEDAAAPGVARTEGEGKAPPTARRSTARDHAPLGESS, via the coding sequence GTGAGCGCGCCGACCGCATGTTCGCTCGCTCGGCGCACCGGCGAGCGGGCGGCCGTCGGACGCGGTACGGTTCGCGGCGCCCTGCGCCACCCGTCCCGCCACTGCCCGCCCTCGCTGCGCCTCACGCTCGCCGTGGCGGCCGCGCTCCTCGCCTCGCGGGCCGTGGCCGCGACCACGCGCGAGATCTCGTGCGCCCCGGCCGCGCGGGGCGAGCTGGCCGCCGGCGCTCCGGCGGCGCGCGAGCGCGCCCTCGAGCTGCTCCGCGCCATGACGCTGCCGGAGAAGGTGGCGCAGATGGTGATGACCTCCGCGCCCGCCCCGGGCAGGCGGGTCGAGCTCGGGGGCGTCATCCTCCACGGCAAGGCGCTCGGCTCCGCGGAACGGACGCGCCGGCTCGTGGCGGAGCTGCAGCGGCGCGCGCGCGTGCCGCTCCTCGTGGCGGTGGACGTGGAGGGGGGTGGGGTGAACCGGCTCCGCTTCGTTCGCACGCTCGCGGCGCTCCCCCCGCCGCGGCGGCTCGGCGGCGAGGGCGAGTGGGCGGCGGAGGCGTGGGGGACGCGCGCGGGGCTCGACATGCTCGCGCTCGGGATCAACTGCAGCCTGGGGCCGGTGCTGGACGTCTCGCCCGACGGGCTCATGTCGAGGACGGGCCGCTCTCTCGGCGGCGAGCCGGACCACGTCGCGCGCCTGGGGCGGGCGTACGCCCGCGGGCTGCGCAGCGCGGGGGTGCTGCCCATCGGCAAGCACTTCCCCGGCTACGGCACGGCGCGCCGGAACTCGGACCTCGCGCTCGTCATCGCGCGGCGGACGCGCCAGGACATCGCGCGCGAGGCGGCGGCGTTCGTCGCGGCGGGCGACGCGCTCGAGGGCGTCATGCTCGCGAACGTGGGCTACACCTCGTACGGCTCGGTCCCCGCCATCTTCTCGCCGCAGCTCGTCGCCTCGGCGCACCTGAGCGGCTGGCTGGCCGTCACCGACGACCTGGCGGTGCCGGCGCTGAGGGAGGCGGTCGGCGGCGACGCGGCCGAGGTCGTCCGGCGCGCGTTCCTCGCCGGAAACGACCTCCTCCTCACGACCGCGCCGCCCGGCTGGCGGGGGATGCCCGACGTGCGGAAGGTCGTCGTCGAGCTGGTGCGGCGGCGGCCCGCGCTGGAGCAGCGCGTCGACGAGAGCGTGCTCCGTATCCTGCGCGCCAAGGAGCGGGCGGGGCTGCTCGAGGACGCGGCCGCTCCGGGCGTGGCGCGGACCGAAGGCGAAGGCAAGGCGCCGCCAACTGCGCGTCGCTCCACCGCGCGCGACCACGCGCCGCTCGGCGAGTCGTCGTAG
- the bfr gene encoding bacterioferritin has protein sequence MHGDPKVLGLLNELLSSELTAVHQYLLHARMCQNWGYERLFQKIHEESRDELNHADELIERILYLDGTPDVQKLAKVAAGASVHEQLKLDHALEKGVRDALNRGIELCRKAGDNGSAELLEHLLEETEGHHHWLEKQLTAIEQIGVQNYLSEQLKGQG, from the coding sequence ATGCACGGCGATCCGAAGGTCCTCGGGCTCCTCAACGAGCTCCTCTCCAGCGAGCTCACCGCGGTGCACCAGTACCTGCTGCACGCGCGCATGTGCCAGAACTGGGGCTACGAGCGGCTGTTCCAGAAGATCCACGAGGAGTCGCGCGACGAGCTGAACCACGCGGACGAGCTGATCGAGCGGATCCTCTACCTCGACGGCACCCCCGACGTTCAGAAGCTCGCGAAGGTGGCGGCGGGCGCGAGCGTGCACGAGCAGCTGAAGCTGGATCACGCGCTCGAGAAGGGCGTCCGCGACGCCCTGAACCGCGGCATCGAGCTGTGCCGGAAGGCCGGAGACAACGGCTCCGCCGAGCTGCTCGAGCACCTCCTGGAGGAGACCGAGGGGCACCACCACTGGCTCGAGAAGCAGCTCACCGCCATCGAGCAGATCGGGGTCCAGAACTACCTGTCCGAGCAGCTCAAGGGACAGGGCTGA
- a CDS encoding sigma-70 family RNA polymerase sigma factor, producing MKMKTLKSMNQEMESLAPYLEAARGRKPLTREAERALALRARRGDARAKDELVRHNLALVVMVARKQSRGALRLEELVQEGMLGLLRAIEKFDPNAGTRFSTYAVWWIRAYVWKYLKQARSSVRPRSGAVAAADLSLDTAVDEEGDVSFLDRLEDEGASPLERYERVESGERLRASLEKVRKRIGDLGWDIVHTRLQQDPPDTLEQIGQRWGVSRERVRQVELQTKRFLLGYLGPELEAELEREAA from the coding sequence ATGAAGATGAAGACCCTCAAGAGCATGAACCAGGAGATGGAGTCGCTCGCGCCTTACCTGGAGGCGGCGCGCGGCCGGAAGCCCCTCACCCGCGAGGCAGAGCGGGCGCTCGCCCTCCGCGCCCGGCGGGGCGACGCGCGGGCGAAGGACGAGCTCGTGCGCCACAACCTGGCGCTCGTCGTGATGGTGGCGCGCAAGCAGTCGCGGGGCGCGCTCCGGCTGGAGGAGCTCGTGCAGGAGGGGATGCTCGGCCTCCTGCGCGCGATCGAGAAGTTCGACCCGAACGCCGGGACGCGGTTCTCCACGTACGCGGTGTGGTGGATCCGCGCCTACGTGTGGAAGTACCTCAAGCAGGCGCGCTCGTCCGTCCGTCCGCGCAGCGGCGCCGTCGCGGCGGCCGACCTCTCGCTCGACACCGCGGTGGACGAGGAGGGCGACGTCTCCTTCCTCGATCGGCTCGAGGACGAGGGCGCGAGCCCGCTGGAGCGCTACGAGCGCGTCGAGAGCGGCGAGCGGCTGAGGGCCTCGCTCGAGAAGGTGCGCAAGCGGATCGGGGACCTCGGCTGGGACATCGTCCACACGCGGCTCCAGCAGGATCCGCCCGACACCCTCGAGCAGATCGGCCAGCGGTGGGGCGTGTCGCGAGAGCGGGTCCGCCAGGTGGAGCTGCAGACGAAGCGCTTCCTGCTCGGCTACCTCGGCCCGGAGCTGGAGGCGGAGCTGGAGCGCGAGGCGGCGTAG
- a CDS encoding universal stress protein, translated as MSAWKRICCAIDFAEPSRAAMEEGADLAKRFEADLALVHVRVPPPPAASDVLVSSRGATEVEAEEQVKALEEWRADAGRRAGRPAQARVLSGDPAAEVLRHAREERCDLLVVGTHGRTGLSRMVLGSVAERIVRQAECPVLVVHDRRSLEKDREREEVEQYR; from the coding sequence ATGAGCGCGTGGAAGAGGATCTGCTGCGCGATCGACTTCGCGGAGCCGTCCCGCGCGGCGATGGAGGAAGGCGCCGACCTGGCGAAGCGGTTCGAGGCGGATCTGGCGCTCGTGCACGTCCGCGTGCCGCCTCCTCCGGCGGCCAGCGACGTGCTCGTCTCGTCGAGAGGCGCGACCGAGGTGGAAGCGGAGGAGCAGGTGAAGGCGCTCGAGGAGTGGCGCGCCGACGCCGGAAGACGCGCCGGCCGGCCCGCGCAGGCGCGGGTGCTCTCGGGCGATCCCGCCGCCGAGGTCCTGCGGCACGCGCGCGAGGAGCGCTGCGACTTGCTGGTCGTGGGGACGCACGGCCGGACGGGCCTCTCGCGCATGGTCCTGGGCTCGGTGGCGGAGCGGATCGTGCGGCAGGCGGAGTGCCCGGTGCTCGTGGTCCACGACCGGCGCTCGCTCGAGAAGGACCGGGAGCGGGAGGAGGTGGAGCAGTACCGCTGA